A window of Phaseolus vulgaris cultivar G19833 chromosome 4, P. vulgaris v2.0, whole genome shotgun sequence genomic DNA:
catttgtatttggtctttcaccacttgagaatgtggtaaaggactaagtacaaacttcttatacttgtgggtgaaggaaatctcgttagtgagaccatcatgcaaggttttcttatcaaattgccatggtctccctaataagatatggcaagcttccataggcactacatcacataaaactttatctttgtagttccttatggaaaacttgatttccacttgcttgtctatatgtagttccccattttcattaagccattgaagtttgtaaggttttgggtgaggaactacttgtagcttgAGCTTTtccaccatcctagcactacaacaattacaactagatccactatccacaatgagggaacatatgttttctaaaacattgcatcttgtatgaaatatgttctctctttgtgtttcaatggatgtgctagggtgattgttgaggattctcctaatcataagcaattctccctctagtggagctaccctctcatcctctcccccttcctctctctcactaggctcatcctcgccactagtgtattcatctacacccttaagaaacaaagtcctttggtttggacattgtgcttgcacatgccctctaccatagcacttgaaacacttaacatctctagttcggatgggtggggtggaggtttctttggtgaaaggtttggtaggttcttttggtttttcttttgatgtactaccctcccttctaaactctttcttgggataaaagctagagtaggggttcaccttttgacttgacgtTTTGCGCAagatttgttgctcaactttaatgcaaagttgaaccaagtcattcaagtcttggtaaggtaagagctctaccctatctcttatctcaagtgataggccactaaggaacctagctattgtggtatcctcctcttctctaatggatgctctcatcatgtagagctccattttttgcctatactcttccacactcatgttcttttgttggagtctttggagcttgtccatcaactccctatggtagtaggaaggtatgtggcgacgtcttagggctcccctaaggtcattccaatatgtaatgggaggttccctatgaagacgtctttctctttcgagagaggtccaccaatacatggcgttcccttggaagctaagggcggctaagggtaccttacgttcttcactcaccctatggcaagcaaagagttgttctaccttcatctcccaatctaggtagatttctacattctccttaccatgaaagtgaggtaggtctactctagtttcccttggcccctcttgctccctttgcctatttcttctagggggtggttggtaataatcattgatcctacggcttccctcccctagagactcaatactttgagatgcatgagtaagcgtttttttttatttttgtgttttttgtgatttctcttcttgggctctagccaactcattgattttagtttcattctccaattgtctaaaagaaattaattgcaccgcttgtgaaacttctttcaaaagagttttcaaagattttacttcactttcaatagactttggagagtgagaagaagaagacatggctaaagctttgtgtatacatgtattttaccttgagaaaatttaggaaagtcaaagaaggtagttttccaggtaagggaggtgagtcacaaaggactacttaagtaccaagcctttgccttgccaaaaactatccctcaatgtcttcacacaaaactttctcttagtaaagcacttagaacacaattaagttgagaaaacaaatccaagaaaacaatgcaagctaactaattaacaaagctagacggttttaTCAAAGCTTAACCAAAACACACATACAAAGCGTCACTAATTAAGCAAGTAATGTAATTAAAACagttaacaattgctaattaaaaaCTCTACACTAGTCAGCCCTaagtgaggcttcttggacactttgagcccttgaagacacattCACCGTCTAAtaacgtaattaagaggtaattaacacaaactaagttgccaagaaattaagaaaactccctttgttgatcctctttttgctattggcacttcctttgttgtctttgcttgttggccctccaagtgtttgtggtgttttgagaaaagttTGATTCTGCCTTgtctttgtttccccttagaatgaaggtcttaattctccaattccagcacctatcaataAGACTAGACCttcccaagtcaagtttccactcaattaagcaccaaaagagaataaattccagcaccaaatttagaggtcaaagaataaaagcaagaaacaatttaattgaagaaaacagtaccaccaaaaggagttagattatgacaactagaaagaggtccaaaaaatattaagcaagcaaataaaaggtactcaaataaaggtaggcacacaaaagaatcctaagaatagcactagagtagatttcaaaaataaaaaacagcaccactgaaaaatgttgtgggccagaaaacgtgttttttccccaatttatgctgagctgtgctttttagatttgatatgcaagatattcaagatcttagctaaaatctggcgTTGGAATCGCTCaaaacgcatgaaccattttaataaatttttcaatttcagtgttcagttacgccagctgtagcgcccagctttgcacactgattttaaaatatttatcatttttttttctgttgactcttttgagctaattcttttttttttcttttctataacactctaatcttgcatattccagagaatcaaaattttcctatgagtgaaaatatttttctggaacaaaacagccagcacagagaatgtgaaacaggggattctggaaaaactggaaaaaacagcaagataccaaaatttaaacacaatggaattaatgaaaaggaatttgtgtaagatctaaacacaaatatgaactcaaactaaaattaaaaggcaccaaaagatcaaaagaacagcagattcaaagcaaatatagatacccaaaatcaagaaacaatcaagccaaacaaaggactactatgaattgatgacattgtggatgaacatgacttgacaaaacatatatggattcagaaattaaagactcaaagagcataatatgaaccaaataaaagtgcaataaagactcaaattcctaaaagaaaaatagcaactcaaggtgtatggaatcctatcacaatttgcacaaggattgttcaagatcaattgaacaaagtgcaccggttggatcttccaaatagcacaccaaaacaaattaaaatttcaaaaaaacagcaagacaattatggaaataagatgaacaacatgaaataaagaagaactaaaaatgaaaagaccaagaactactcatctttgaagaacctatgctcatgataccaaatgatggcaaattcatgaagctcttcttagaatcatgtgaaagagggtgcggaagccatggatgtgtatgtgcaagatcctcctaagagctatggtgatcttgaaggtgcatggtgtGTATGGAAGTtcggaggttcggccagcccaatgagaggtgaaggatgtgaagattagagcctagaatctaggtagaagcaaagcttggcacaatatgggcagcataactttactcacaataatcttgaaaaatacaagagatggccttcccttttataggctatagggccgtgaaagctaagctaattccaaatgaaatgagagcaaaatgaaatgcaaaatgacaaggcacatggcacatgtgctcatgaccggccaagtcaacaagcttctagaatattcactcatttatgctttctagcactactctaattactaagcacctctaatgggcctccatgtaacatgtacaaggctttctctcttccattcgtggcttcatccaattgggcgtgaatgtgcttagccattgaccttgtaatagggcctagacggtctaggtctcctcctagacgctccatgtgtagccttccctcatcacgtcctagacgctccttccttgagtctagacgctcatcacggtctagctttgggtcctggcttccatggtgagatgtgcttggccctcctccatcaccttgtccatcagcctccggtaggtggcgcctgcatttttcaacccaaacggcatcaccttgtaacagtagctgctcgtctccgtcatgaatgctGTTTTGCTCTCATCCgttggatgcatcttgatctgattgtaacctgagaaAGCATCCAAAaaactcagcatcttgcagcccgaggcgctatccactaacgcgtcgatgttgggcagtgggtacgaatctttggggcctgccttgttcagatctgtgaagtcaacgcacatcctccatttcccattcgccttcttcactagaactacgttggccagccactcagggtattgtatctccctgatgtgcccagcGCTTAGCAGCTTCTGCGTCTCTTCCTTCACGACGAAGCATcgttcctcgttgaacttcctccttctctgtcgcacagggcgaaccttggcgtccatggtaagatggtggcacaaaaaatctgggtcgatgcctAGCATGTCCGCCGCAGTCCACGCGAATACATCTAGGTGGCGCGAGATCACCGCAGCTACCTCTTCTTGTTCTTCCTGGCTCAAGAAGCGTCCTAATTTGAACGCCTTACCCCCTATCTGTCTTTCCCCCACGTTGTCTACTGGTTGGGGCGTTCACTCTGCATGTTCTCTGAGCGAGACTCATTCATGGAGTCCtcttctataggcgtcgcccTATCGGATGCATCGGGCATCGCCTCCTCTGACTCTTCTTCCATGGGCGAGGCCTCTCCGTATACTTCTTCCATTGGCGAGGCATCACTGTATCTTCCTTTTGTGCGTGCATCTTCTATAGGCGTCACCCCCACAGGTGTGGCCTCGGCAGGCGTGGATTCTACGAGTATCGCCTCTTGCACTGGTTCTAACTCCATCTGCGAATCTCAAACGGGTGGTCATTCaatcaccatgaccacgcctctctttgtcttcaggctattttcgtagcattttcgggcttcctcctgatctgacttgattaTGATTACTTTGCCACTAAGatctggtagcttcatcttcatgtggcgcgtggaggacaCTGCCCTTAATTTGTTCAAGGCAGGTCTAcctaacaaaatgttgtaggctgagttggcgttaaccaccaagtaccggatgctctcggtgcGCGACGTcgttccatcagtgaacgtcgtcTTCAGCTCCAGGTAGCCACGTACCTCCACTGGGTTATCTGCGAATCCATATAAGCATCCGGTATAGGGTCTCAAAAGGTAAGGGGATAATTGtaacttgttgaaggtcgaccaaaacatgacgtTTACAGAACTGCCCTAGTCAACGAGAACCCTGTGTACCTTTCTTCCCGCTATAACTATTGAAATGACTACAGGGTGATTATCGTGTGGGACGATATCCCGCAAGTCAGCCCTTGTGAAAACGAGGTCTGACTACCACGGGTCATTTGGAAACTGCTCAACAACTGAACTTACTGACCTCACATACTTCTTacgttgagaggcagtgggtcctcctcCAGAAAAGCCGCTAAAAATGGTGTGTACTTCTCCGTGAGTcggcatctcgtgcgcttgaCCTTCCTCTGGTGTCGCCGTGGCTGTGGTTGTAGTAGACCTAGCGAGATTATCCTTtaggaaaccattcttcacaagctcatccaactgatagcccagcgctaaacagttgttaatatggtgcccAAATGCCTCGTGAAATTCACACCATGATTCTTTGTggggtcccagcaccttgtcagacttcaccggtggcctcaacctgtcagctacattgggcacaacgatgaggtctttaagcTCCACCATGAAATTGTGCTTCAGAggtctatttccctctctccttccttctgctCGACCCCTAGGCTGGGTCCTCCTTGCCTCGTAGGTGCGCTTCCTGTCTTGGCTCTTTCTCTCTGTGGCGGCTTCGTGGACCCTAGCAGGTTGTGTGCGCACGTGCGCTCTTGGGCGTGTGGGTGCAGCAGTCGTGCATTTCTCGTATGTCTCACCCTCAGAGGCAATGTGTTCTATCGCCCGACGCCTTATTGCAACAAAAGTCTTGGGGCGGCTGCGATTGAGTGACTTGCTGAAAGTCCCAGGGCACACCCCtttcctgaatgcgtacacgataATGGGTTCGTATgtggtacccaccttcaccacctgcgcctcgaagcggcttatgtactctttcagggtctcaccttgatactgcttcttgTCAAACAGGTCATATGAAACTGGGGCtggggccctgttggctagATTCTGCTCTCTGAATAGCTGCGAAAGCTGTGtgaaagacgtgatgtgaccctctggaaggctgatgaaccaattcACGGCCATCCTAGTCAAAGTACTCATGAAGAGCTTACACCTTACAGCATCAGAATtgcctaccagcatcatctgcgtgtggaacgcagtgaggtgcgcctcagggtcctccatccctgtgaaggttactTTGGGCCCTGTGATCGTGTTGGGGATTGCTGTCTCTAGGATCGCCTGTGAGAACGGCGTTGAGAATTCTCTTGGTGGGGTGGCAGTCTCAGGATCATCTACGTCGCGCCACCCGCGGCGTAGTTCCTCGTTGGTGCGGTGTagctcatcgtttctcgcctgagatggtgcgagatccgcctgcatgcgctcttgctccaCTTTGgatgctgccattgcttcttgcaatccttgcatcatgcccatgagttgctgcatggtcatctcttcactcctagcgcgtgcgGGCCTCATTTTCGTGGTTTCTGGAAGCCTTCCTGACTATCGTGCGTTTTGAGAACTGGGACTGGGTTGGAGACTgcaactggaactgaaaaactgtgtgatgggactgatgttttatatcggccccacggtgggcgccaaatgttcccgccggttgaccagggtcgtctttatgcgtggctcgtcctcgcgagctagggcaccttctgtgagtacctgaaaagaagtgaacaaaggggcgcccttgcggccgtttgcactctgacgatcaagtcagctagcgagaaacatcaaaggtgacacacctccATATCGGACACCTTGACTGGATGCTCTGATGGTGGTCAAAAATACTAAGTAACTAAAACTACGTTGCCCCAATTGCCTGTGCGTACCGTAGGTGCGCCgcgaaacaactagggtttacgtgtgtgtaaaactgcgagaattaggtcaaaactcggatccctttcaaatgtcccaaggtccctttttatacaccttctgcatttaaagcgcgttaaagcgcattgaaagcgtataaaaatgtgccttgaaacatttgatgcgtaaactaaattaacgcgtaccttagcaaactttcactAAAACATTGATGAACacgtgcttattgccacgtgttcttctgacttgattgTTATTCTATGCAAAGGGCCTCACTGCGCCGTAACCTAatttagggttattccatcgtgtgagtcctctttcctcgaagtgcatctggcgcgtggggtgactttctgggtgccaactcatgtgccccaacctctagtcactcaccttgggagtgtatctaccttcctctcgcaccatgCACCTGGTTTACCCCTGGGCATGACCCTCTCATGGGTTGTATCTATCCCGAGGGTCTCCCTGAGGTGGcctgggtacttcacgagtcaggttactccctactggtactagaactatggccttgaagccacctttctcttctctttgttactgttctgaGCTGTTGGACCTGAGACCTCCGagcggtgtcgccccctccatggtctttcctacccatgggtatccgGGGGTAACACCGTCGACGTCTCACCTTGGCTTtgtcttatcttggcgacgccttccctTGGCGATGCCTTAATAAGGCGACGCCTCCCCCTAGCGACGCcttaacttggcgacgcctcaatctggcgacgcctcaagcggtcaaccggttgactttcttccttgggtcccttgaagtttcccaccatatgttgactttgactttgactttgactttggtcaacgcccgggaaCGGGACGGTACATCAACATATCAAACATTTAATCTAGCTTGCATTCGTTTGGTAAATTTTGTTCAGCTAAGTAAATTTGGAAAATATCATAGAACATATTGCAATTGATTGAGTTAAATTCCATCTATTAAATAAATTGTCTAAAAGTTACAATTCTATATAATTATctataaaatcaatttcaacTCAATTCAaccattttacatattttataaatttaaaacaaacacACTTTTTGAATCCAACAAAAAGCACATATTTACTCAATTTAACTACAAACATTCATGCAACTCTTCTAAGTCAATATCAAGTTCAATATACTGATataaatcaatttaaccaaatcAAATATGTTAACATTCTCACTATCATAAGTTGAATGGAATATTCAAATACCGTTTAAGATAGTTTCTCTTTGACAATTGTAGTCCAACTATTATAAAAGAAGATACTGATACTAAAATCTTAAGGACTTAGTTTAATATAACAAACAATTAAGAATTTTAGTGAAGAGCTAAATtagttaaaaacatattttttacgACTAAAAAAGCTAATAAAGAACACAATCTGTAACATCAAAAAGGATTTTAGGTATATTTTAGAGTTACTTCAAATTATAGATTGTTCGAGTAGAAACGATCTGAACAAGTCATCTACTACAGCAGAATCGAACTTTAAAATATACGAAAAATAGTCAAGTTTTTTAGAAAGAAAGATGGAAATGGAAAATTGAAATATGACAGGGAGAGTTGAGGacaagtttttttaattacaataaatttaatcGATGAGCTTTTCTTGAATGAGGGtaataagataataaaaaaCTCAAATAAATATATCAAGCACGATATATAAGACTTAATAACAAATAAGAATAAGACATGAagacttataaaaaaataataggaaTGATGAAGGActctaaattttcttttaaatttgtttcCTCACTTAAAATCTTCTCCTCATCGAGTCCATTTGCACAACATAATACTGAAAAAGAAACTATTGCTGACACACCacaataattttgattattacCCACAAATTATAATCCACAAAACTGGGTTCAGCCTCATCTTGCTATATATCAAGTGTGTTGTCGTTGCAAGTTTGATGTGCAGCAACATATATGTCTGCAGTTCTGACCACCCCAGCTACTGCATATGTTCAATGTCATACACCACAGTCTTGGTTTATGCTGGAGACCTTTATGCTTGTTTTGTGGACACCTTTTTGtgcttttgttttaaaaatgaCAGTTTGAAGCTTCTGTATGTAGAAGGTTCATGAATAATATTcttgtacctgagtggagagatggggcccaggcacggtcggtcgATGTAGTGTAGTTGCTGACGTGTCGGTCTTCTTCTCTTTCGGTCGGTtgctccttcttggtgtctccttcggtcgggcgggggagggtacctgcgaaggcactccgacgctcaagtaagtatgagattctaagagtggtttagtaagtgaatcaaaacgtacctttctctggcttgagcaccgtatttataggattgctaaatgggctttctacctcttgggctcagggtggttatggataggtTTTACCaatcgtgctccggaatacccgggggAAAATATCTTCTTCACACGCGTATTCCTTATTTTTCGGAGTATGTTAACTACCTTAGTCTTGTCGCGCCCTCACATTTATTATGAGTTCGGTTGGTCGGTCGGCCATATCTGTTCGTCCGGTGCCTGctggtacacttgccccccaggctcgaggtgaaCAAAGGCCGAAGAGTCGTAATGGTTGGTCTTTCCAGGTGTCAGGCATTAAATGTAACGGTATGATGGGACATTTGCTTTTGGTCGAAGACGGCGGAGATGAATCCGGCGATGTGGATTAAATGACGTTTCGAATTCCGGCTGATATGGGTCGTAGGATGAGAGGGAATCTAACGGATGGGGGTGAGAGGGAAATGCTATAAATAGCGTTCCCAGTTGCAAAGAGATCACGTTTCGTTGAGTTCAGCATCCGAGTTGCTCCGATTGCAGCGTCTACGTTGCGAGTTATTGCGCTGTACGAACCATAGTTGCCGACCGAGGTGTTAATTTTGCGACCGAGTTATGTCGCAACTTTCTTCAAATAGGGTAGGGAGTAGAGAGTCGGGTGAGAGTGGGGAGTCATCGTCCGGAAGTGACGAAAGTACGAGTGGATCTATGGGTCCGAGCTATGACTAGGTAGATATGAGTGTTAGGAACACACCCACTGTCTTTAAGAAACCGGACGACCTTGACAAAGTGATAGCTAGGGCCCCCGTAGTGCGGTCGGGTTTACCTTCAGATATTCTCATTGCTGAAATGTGGGCACACCGACCGTGTTTGCCATGGAAGGGAGAACGCTCCGGTAgatttcttttatgtttataGTACGTTATTCGTTGATTTGAAAGTAACGTTGCCGTTCGATGAGTTCACAATGGATGTGCTACGGTTTCTCAACATAGCACCAACCCAACTTCATCCGAACGCGTGGGCGTGCATGCAGGCCTTCCGAATGGTGTGTCAACTTTTTGA
This region includes:
- the LOC137838652 gene encoding uncharacterized protein, which gives rise to MRPARARSEEMTMQQLMGMMQGLQEAMAASKVEQERMQADLAPSQARNDELHRTNEELRRGWRDVDDPETATPPREFSTPFSQAILETAIPNTITGPKVTFTGMEDPEAHLTAFHTQMMLVGNSDAVRCKLFMSTLTRMAVNWFISLPEGHITSFTQLSQLFREQNLANRAPAPVSYDLFDKKQYQGETLKEYISRFEAQVVKVGTTYEPIIVYAFRKGVCPGTFSKSLNRSRPKTFVAIRRRAIEHIASEGETYEKCTTAAPTRPRAHVRTQPARVHEAATERKSQDRKRTYEARRTQPRGRAEGRREGNRPLKHNFMVELKDLIVVPNVADRLRPPVKSDKVLGPHKESWCEFHEAFGHHINNCLALGYQLDELVKNGFLKDNLARSTTTTATATPEEGQAHEMPTHGEVHTIFSGFSGGGPTASQRKKYVRSVSSVVEQFPNDPW